From Saprospiraceae bacterium, one genomic window encodes:
- a CDS encoding T9SS type A sorting domain-containing protein yields the protein MKNSLIKTAICLSLFISIGFNMKAQGKYILAQNNPFALVNLSNFASPALGDIDNDGDLDLFVGQYNSNTMLFFRNIGTAKMPIYEMQSGQLNPMNIYSSNSGCNAPALVDIDHDGDLDAFVGIYTYLIRHLKNVGNANEPDFIWPSPMDHPLDKVMTEGICSFPAFVDIDNDMDDDVFISDGNGSILFYRNIGNKTSPNFDLDTMNNPFINVNLTARTKIAFHDINGDGLIDAVISHDATIPELLYFENTGSITNASFEQMTGTSNPFDGITGPVALVPAFADIDGDGDKDLVLGTNQRIRLYEAVSSSGTNSYDKYANCKIYPNPSNGLLTVTNLPFGSTLKVVDITGKVHYNAITKSEDEIIDTSTFMNGVYSIRIENNGTLYNEKLLVSK from the coding sequence ATGAAAAATTCATTGATTAAAACAGCCATCTGTTTGAGCCTATTCATTAGTATCGGATTCAACATGAAAGCCCAGGGTAAATACATTCTAGCCCAAAACAATCCATTTGCCTTGGTTAACTTGAGCAATTTTGCATCACCGGCCCTTGGAGACATTGACAATGATGGCGACCTGGACCTTTTTGTTGGCCAATACAACTCCAATACCATGTTGTTTTTCCGAAATATTGGTACTGCCAAGATGCCAATATATGAAATGCAATCAGGCCAATTAAATCCAATGAATATCTACTCAAGTAATTCCGGATGCAATGCACCTGCATTGGTAGATATTGATCACGACGGTGATCTTGATGCATTTGTTGGGATTTATACCTATCTTATCCGACACTTGAAAAATGTTGGGAATGCCAATGAACCAGATTTTATTTGGCCCAGTCCTATGGATCATCCATTGGATAAAGTGATGACGGAAGGGATTTGCAGTTTTCCAGCATTTGTGGATATCGATAATGACATGGATGATGATGTGTTTATCTCCGATGGGAATGGAAGTATTCTATTTTATAGAAACATTGGAAATAAGACATCCCCTAACTTTGATTTGGATACCATGAATAATCCATTCATAAATGTAAATCTTACAGCAAGAACGAAAATTGCTTTTCATGATATAAACGGTGATGGATTGATCGATGCTGTAATTAGCCATGATGCCACAATACCTGAATTATTGTATTTCGAAAACACCGGATCAATAACAAATGCTTCTTTTGAGCAAATGACAGGAACGTCTAATCCATTCGACGGAATTACAGGACCAGTGGCCCTTGTACCGGCATTTGCAGATATCGATGGGGATGGTGACAAGGATTTGGTACTTGGCACAAATCAAAGAATCAGGCTTTATGAAGCAGTAAGTTCTTCCGGCACCAACTCTTATGACAAATACGCCAACTGCAAAATTTATCCCAATCCCAGTAACGGACTTTTAACTGTTACCAATTTACCCTTCGGTTCTACTTTAAAAGTGGTGGACATAACCGGAAAGGTGCATTATAATGCAATAACTAAAAGCGAGGATGAAATAATTGACACCTCAACTTTTATGAATGGTGTGTACAGTATCCGGATTGAAAACAACGGAACCTTGTACAACGAAAAACTTTTAGTTAGCAAGTAA
- a CDS encoding helix-turn-helix domain-containing protein, translating to MEELIIFTQTQLKDCLKDLEETLLCAIRESKGMEIPSKEWLTIKDVCDLLNISTQTVHDWSDMGILVKYKIGRAVRFKRSELNEAMVRSETKRRRVYKKTHNFN from the coding sequence ATGGAGGAATTAATTATTTTTACACAAACACAATTAAAGGACTGTTTAAAGGATTTAGAGGAAACTCTTCTATGTGCCATTAGGGAATCGAAAGGAATGGAAATTCCAAGTAAGGAATGGCTGACAATTAAAGATGTTTGTGATTTACTTAATATAAGTACCCAAACAGTCCATGACTGGAGTGATATGGGAATATTAGTAAAGTATAAGATTGGGAGGGCAGTGCGTTTTAAGAGAAGCGAACTAAACGAAGCTATGGTGCGGTCTGAAACGAAAAGAAGAAGAGTTTACAAAAAGACACATAATTTTAATTAA
- a CDS encoding site-specific integrase has translation MNHYFELRSKDPSKETSLRYRCHFNGIRFVYGTGVKIYLELWDSLNQRPVKNKVLIKEYKKQIPNIEVLLTNIEIRITNIKNEVEGYLSNCKFNNLPIIESDLKLHLDTTIRLSDKTKKKVSSVIKKKGIDGEKVDLFVILDYLSHFIYGIQNGSRTISTGKSKGNRYTHGTIKNYLGLLEQWKRFEKVKKKKFTWLDISIPFYEEFLIYCNNSKLSKNFAGRLIKQLKVIAQAAMDEGIHTNNVFRDRRFETLSETVMNIALTEKELDNLYDLDFSKKYNSDLIRDLFLVGCYTAQRWSDFSKINQNHIQGNMINLIQQKTKERVIIPIKPRLKTILDKYPNGFPKISDQAFNRKIKEIAKAADIIETIQIKETIGGITRIKEYQKYQLISSHTARRTAATIMYTEGIPTLAIMKLTGHKTESSFMKYIKISEEENASLIEKHPYFNK, from the coding sequence ATGAATCATTACTTCGAATTGAGGTCCAAAGATCCAAGTAAAGAGACCTCTTTACGCTACAGGTGTCACTTTAATGGGATTCGTTTTGTCTATGGTACTGGTGTCAAAATTTACCTCGAATTATGGGATTCATTAAATCAAAGGCCTGTAAAAAATAAAGTATTAATTAAGGAGTATAAAAAACAAATTCCAAATATAGAAGTGCTTCTAACTAACATTGAAATTAGAATAACCAATATTAAAAATGAAGTGGAGGGGTATTTAAGTAATTGTAAGTTTAACAATTTGCCCATTATAGAATCTGATCTAAAATTACATTTAGACACTACTATTAGGCTTTCTGATAAAACCAAAAAGAAGGTTAGTTCTGTAATAAAGAAGAAGGGGATTGATGGTGAAAAGGTAGATCTATTTGTTATTTTGGATTACTTAAGCCATTTCATCTATGGTATTCAAAACGGTTCAAGAACTATCTCTACAGGTAAAAGTAAAGGGAATAGATATACTCATGGAACAATTAAAAACTATTTAGGGCTTCTGGAACAATGGAAACGGTTCGAAAAAGTTAAAAAAAAGAAATTCACTTGGTTAGATATTTCAATTCCATTTTATGAGGAATTCTTAATATATTGTAATAATAGTAAATTAAGTAAGAATTTTGCAGGTAGATTAATTAAGCAATTAAAGGTTATTGCTCAAGCTGCAATGGATGAAGGTATCCATACAAACAATGTTTTTAGAGATAGAAGATTTGAAACTTTATCTGAAACCGTAATGAATATTGCTTTAACTGAAAAGGAATTGGATAATCTATATGATTTGGATTTTTCTAAAAAGTATAATTCTGATCTAATCCGAGACTTATTTTTGGTAGGTTGCTATACAGCACAAAGATGGAGTGATTTTAGTAAAATTAACCAGAATCATATTCAGGGCAATATGATAAATTTAATTCAGCAGAAAACCAAAGAAAGGGTTATAATCCCCATTAAACCAAGGCTGAAAACAATCTTAGATAAATATCCAAATGGGTTTCCAAAGATTAGCGACCAAGCTTTTAACCGTAAAATTAAGGAAATTGCAAAAGCTGCTGACATTATTGAAACAATACAGATTAAAGAGACTATAGGAGGGATAACAAGGATTAAAGAGTACCAAAAATATCAGTTAATTTCAAGCCATACCGCGCGCAGGACCGCTGCTACAATTATGTATACAGAAGGTATTCCAACTTTAGCAATAATGAAACTCACAGGCCATAAGACTGAATCTAGTTTTATGAAATATATCAAAATCAGTGAGGAAGAGAATGCTTCTTTAATTGAAAAGCACCCATATTTCAATAAATAA